CTCCGCCTCGCGCCCCTCGGCCCGGAAGGCGAGGATCACGGGCAGCATCCGCACGCGATCGGCGAAGCGGCCGGACAGGCGCTGGAGCGCGACGAACTGGCGGCGCGATTCGTCCGCCGCGGCACCGCCCGTCAGGATCATCGCCGCGATGAAGGGCGCCAGGGTGCCGATCAGGATCAAGGCGGCGAACCAGCTGGCGCACGCCGTGGCCGCCAGCACCATCACGGGCGCGATCGCCGCCGCCTGCCGCGCCGGCACGAAGCGGGCGACGAAGCCGTCGAGCGCCTCCACCGCATCCACCATCTGCATCGAGAAAGCGCCCGCATCGACCGGCTCGCCCGGTGCGCGGTGCAGGGCGGAGAACAGGACGCGATCCCGCACCGCGCGTTTGGCCCGCGCCGCCTCGCGCGCGCCGGTCCGCACCGCCGCCATCGCCAGCAGCCCGCGCATCGCGCCGGCCACGACGGCCAGCGCCACCCACGGCAGCACCGCCAGCGCTCCGGTGGGCACGCCACTCACACCGCCCGCCAGCGCGCCCGCGAACAGGATCGCGGCCCACGTATCGAGCAGCAGCAGGACGGTGGCGCCGCGTGCCGATCCGGCGGAGCGGCGAAGCCACCGCGCGCGCTGCGCGCCTATCTCTGCTGTCGTCCCCGTCATGCGCTTTCTGTCACCCGACGCAGGCCCGTCGTCTTTGATCGCGATCAATGTCGCTTGGCGGCATACAGTCCAGCGAGAGATCAAAGGGCTCACGTCCGGCCCCGCGAGGGAGACTCGAATCATGGATCCAGGTGTCGTCGATCTGTCACGGCTGCAATTCGCGCTGACAGCACTCTATCACTTCCTGTTCGTTCCGCTGACACTCGGCATGAGCTTCATGCTCGTCATCATGGAATCGGTTTATGTGATGACGAACCGCGAGGTGTGGCGCGTCACCACCCGCTTCTGGGGCAAGATCTTCGGGATCAACTTCGTGCTGGGTGTCGCGACCGGGCTGACGATGGAATTCCAGTTCGGCACGAACTGGTCCTATTTCTCCCACTATGTCGGCGACATTTTCGGGGCCCCGCTCGCGATCGAGGGCCTGATGGCCTTCTTCCTCGAAGCGACGTTCGTCGGGCTGATGTTCTTCGGCTGGGATCGCCTGTCGAAGGTCGGCCACCTGTTCGTCACCTTCCTGGTGGCGCTGGGCACGAACCTTTCGGCGCTGTGGATCCTCGTCGCCAATGGCTGGATGCAGAATCCGGTCGGCGCGACCTTCAATCCCGATACGATGCGGATGGAGGTGACCGATTTCGGCGCGGTGCTGTTCAATCCGATCGCACAGGCCAAATTCGTCCACACCGTCAGCGCGGGCTATGTCTGCGCCTCGGTGCTGGTGCTGGGCGTCTCGGCCTTCTGGCTGCTGAAGGGACGCTTCGTGCCGGTCGCGCGGCGCTCGATGACGGTGGCAGCGGCGTTCGGCCTCGCGGCCTCGCTGTCGGTGGTCGTGCTGGGTGACGAGAGCGGTTACGCGCTGACGGACAACCAGCGCATGAAGCTCGCCGCGATCGAAGCGGCGTGGCACACGGCGCCGGCACCGGCCGGGCTCACCATCATCGGCCTGCCCGACGTCAAGGATCGCACCACGCGCTATGAGGTGAAGGTGCCCTGGGTGCTGGGCCTGATCGCGACGCGCAGCCTGGACGGCACCGTCACCGGCATGTCCGAACTGGTGCTGAAGGCGCAGGAGCGCATCACCTCGGGCATCGTCGCTTATGATGCGGTGCAGGCGCTGAAGGCCGACCCCGGCGACGCGCCGGCGCGCGCCCGGTTCGAGGCGCACAAGCGCGATCTCGGCTATGCGCTGCTGCTGAAGCGGACCATGTCCGATCCACGCAAGGCGACGCCGCAGCAGATCAGTGCGGCGGCCTGGGATACGGTGCCGAGCGTGCCGCTGATGTTCTGGTCGTTCCGCGTGATGGCGGCGGTCGGCTTCGCGATGATCCTGATGTTCGCCACCGCGTTCACGCTCTGCTCGCTCCGGCGGCACATGGATGCGCGCTGGTTCCTGAAGCTGGCCGTGGCGGCGATCCCGCTGCCGTGGATCGCGATCGAGCTCGGCTGGATCGTCGCCGAAATGGGGCGCCAGCCCTGGGCGATCGACGGCGTGCTGCCGACCTTCCTCGCGCCGAGTTCGCTCAGCCGGGGCGCGATCATCACGACGATCGCGGGCTTCACCGCGCTTTACGGTACGATGGCCGTGATCGAGGTGCGCCTGATGCTCGCCGCGATCCGGCACGGACCGGAAGAGCGTGAGGAGCAGCCCGCACCGGGTCCGATCCCGGCCAGCATGTCCGTGACGGCCTGAGCAAGGAGGCGACGATGTTCGATTATGAAACGCTGCGCCTGATCTGGTGGGCGCTGCTGGGTGTGCTGCTGATCGGCTTCGCACTGACCGACGGCTTCGATCTGGGCGTGGCGGCCCTCCTGCCGTTCGTCGCCCGGAGCGATGTCGAGCGGCGGATGGTGATCAATTCGATCGGGCCGACGTGGGAGGGCAACCAGGTGTGGTTCATCCTCGGCGGCGGCGCGATCTTCGCGGCCTGGCCGTTCGTCTATGCGGTCAGCTTCTCGGGCTTCTATCTGGCGATGTTCCTCGTCCTGTCGGCCTTCATCCTGCGGCCGGTGGGCTTCAAATATCGCTCGAAGAAGCCCGATCCCGCCTGGCGTTCGCGCTGGGACTGGGCGCTGTTCGTGGGCGGCTTCGTGCCGGCTCTGGTGTTCGGCGTGGCGGTGGGCAACGTGCTGCTGGGCGCGCCCTTCCGCTTCGATGGCGACCTGCGCGTCTTCTACGAAGGTACGTTGCTGGGGCTGTTCACGCCGTTCACCTTGCTGTGCGGGCTGCTGTCGGTGGCGATGCTGGTGATGCACGGTGCGGCCTGGCTCGTGATCAAGGTGGAGGCGGGGCCGGTCGCCGATCGGGCGCGCATGTTCGGGACGATCGCGGCATTCCTGTCGATCCTGCTGTTCGCGGGTGGCTTCGCATTCATCGCCTGGAGCGGCATGGGCTATCACATCACGAGCGTGATCGATCCGGCCGGACCCTCCAATCCGCTCCGCACCACCACCGCGCAGGCGGCGGGCGCGTGGCTCGACAATTATGCGAGCCACAGGTGGATGATGCTGGCGCCCGTGCTCGGCTTCGCCGGGGCGGCGCTGGCACTGGTCGGCATCCGCCGCGACGGGGAGCTGGCGGCGTTCGCCGGATCCTCGCTGGCCACGGTCGGCATCATCGCGACGGTGGGCTGCTCGATGTTTCCCATCATCCTGCCGTCGAGCATCGATGCCCATTCCAGCCTGACCGTCTTCAACGCATCGTCGACGCACAAGACGCTGGGGATCATGCTGTTCGTCACTGTGGTGCTGCTGCCGATCGTGCTGCTCTACACGGCCTGGGCCTACAAGGTGATGTTCGGCCGGGTGACGACGCACGCCGTGAACACCAATCCCGATTATTACTGACACGAAAGGAACGACCAATGTGGTATTTCACATGGGTTCTCGGCCTTGGCCTGGCGGTCGGCTTCGGAATCCTGAATGGCATCTGGCACGAATTCCACCTGCCGATGGATGAAGATAACTAAACGTTAGGTTCAAAAACGGGGTTATCCCGCCCAAAAATGAGGCCGGTCCGTTCCTGTTGGGGAGCGGGCCGGCCTTTTTCATGCTATAGGCGGAGAGTGTCCGGGCGGGATCTGGGGCAATATGTCCTGCGGACACGAAATCGCGGCTATGCTAGGAAAATTGCATGACCTCGCACCACATATGTGCCGATTGCGCCGTGCGTGACCACGCGCTTTGCGGAAGCCTCAACGATACCGAACTGACGGCGCTGAACGCACTGGGCCAGCGTCGCCGGATCGGGCCGACGCAGGTGGTGGCCTGGGCCGGCGACGAAGCGGTGGTGTGCGGCAACATCCTGTCGGGCGTGCTGAAACTGGTCGCGGCGACGGCCGACGGGCGGGAGCAGATCGTCGGCCTGCTCTATCCGGGCGACTTCTTCGGGCGGCCCTATGCTGGGCAGACCGATTTCACGCTGACCGCGCTCACCGATGCCGAATTGTGCATCTTCCCGCGCGTCGCGTTCGAGCGCGTGCTGGAGGATCACCACCGCATGGAGCGGCTGCTGCTCCAGCGCACGTTCGACTCGCTGAACGAGGCCCGGGGCCGGATGCTGGCGCTCGCGCGCAAATCGGCGGGCGAGAAGGTCGCGGGTTTCCTGATCGACATGGCGGCGCGCGCGGGCGACGCGGCCTGCCGCGCGGCACCGGACGGACCCGTCACGTTCGATCTGCCGCTCACGCGCGGCCAGATCGCCGACGTGCTGGGCATGACGATCGAGACGGTGAGCCGCCAGTTGACCAAGATGCGCGCCAGCGGCGTGATCGGCCTGCCCGGCGGGCGCGCGGTGACGATCAGCGACAGCGCCGCGCTCGCCGCGCAGGCGGAAGCGGCTTAGGGTTTGTCCCGCCTCCTCATCCTTCCCCGCCAGGGGGAGGTGGCGCCGAAGGCGACGGAGGGGATGGAAGCGAGGCGGTCGCCATCCTCCCCCTCCGTCAGGCTATGCCTGACACCACCTCCTGGCGGGGGATGATGAGGAGGCGAACTCTTAAACCGCCACGCGCTCCACGAAGCGATCCACCAATAGTGCGCGCGCGTCTTTCGTCAGGCGGTGGGCGGCCAGCGCCAGAATGGCCAGCTGTTCGAACTCGATCGCGCGGCGGCACCCGTTGAAGAATCCGCGCAGCAGATAGCCGAGCGCCTCGGCCGAGAGCAGTTTCTCGCCGATCGGCGAGGGGCGCAGCATCGCGACCAGCTCGAACGCGCTATAGGCATCGCTGGCATTGCCGCGGCGGACATGCTCGATCAGCGCGGCCGCGAACGGCTCGGGCGAGCTGCGCACCAGCATCTGATTGAGGAACGGCATTTCATCCCGCTCCTCCAGGGCGGCCGTTTCCAGCAATTGCTGGCAGATGGCGTCGCGCTCTTCCGGGGCGGGAAGCGACGGGAGCGCGTCGGCGATGGCTTCCAGCCGATCGCACAGCGCCGCGCGGGACCGATGGGCCTGCATCAGGGGGATCAGATCGATCTCCTGCACGACATGCCAGCGGCGCGCGAATGGTATGACGCTCCCCTCCAGCTGATTATGTTCCATCGCCGGCACTCCTTCCACGCGGATGGTGCGCCTCCGGGTCGTCCCGATCCTTGACCGGGATCAAAGTGGATCCCGCCTCGACGCGTCGCGATCTCCTTTTCAGGAATTTCGAATTTCAAGCGCGGCATTATCCCACTGTTTGGGATAAAAGGGCCGAACTATTCTCTTTTGCAACGGCGGCGTCCTTCGCTTGCCGACAGGAGATTTTCCATGGCTACGCTGTTCGACACCAAGACCTCGACCTCCTCCGTGCCCGGCGTGCTGCCGCTGATCGGCCGCATCGGCATCGCCGCGATCTTCGTGCTGAGCGGCCTTTCGAAGCTGGCGGATCCGGCCGGCACGATCGGCTATATCCAGTCGGCGGGGCTGCCGCTGCCGCAGGTCGGTTACGCGATCGCCTTGCTGGTGGAGCTGGTCGGCGGCCTCGCCCTCATCCTCGGTTACCGCACGCGCCTCGTCGCCGCGATCCTCGCATTCTTCTCGATCGCGACCGCACTTGCCTTCCACAATGCGCTGGGTGACCAGATGCAGTTCATCAACTTCTTCAAGAATGTCGCGATGGCGGGCGGCCTGCTCAACGTGGTGGCCTTCGGTGGCGGTCGCCTCAGCCTCGACGCGCGCCGCTAAGAGTCGGTTTGAAAACGCGCCCTTCGAGCGCGTTGCGGCACCGGCCCGCTCCCCCACCCGACCTCCCATAGAATATCCTGATTGGGAGGTCGGGTGGGGGAGCGGGCCGGTGCCGCCTCGAAATGCGATCTTCCTCGCATTTCGCAGACGAACCTAAACCATAAATCCCGGAATTGTCAGGCGGGCGTCCTTCGTGGAGAAGGGCGCCCGTCGCCGCGTTCGCCGGCGATTGCCATCGCAGCCACCATCGCATCGAGGGAGACGACGCATGATACCCACGCCGGACTGGGACGAACCCTGCATGCTTACCCAGACCGGTGGCGAGGACATGCAGGGGCCGCTGGCCGAACTCGTCCTGTTCGCGACGCGCGTGGAGCTGCCCGACCGGCCGGATTATCTCCTGATCTCGGCGGCACTGGGCGAGGTGGATAACGAGCAGCTCGAAGAGCTGCGGCGTCGGCCCGACTTCCCGCTGATGGCTTGAGCCCTTCGCTTCAAGGCGAACAGTGCTCCTGCGAATGCAGGAGCCCAGAGCTTTGAACGTGGCGCTTGCAGCCTTGGGCTCCTGCGTTCGCAGGAGCACGGGATACGCGCTTACGGCGTCCTGAGGGTCGATCTGCTCCAGGCCGGGACAAAGCGCGCAATCCCGCTTATGGGTGGGAAATGCCTCGTCCCTCACGTCCCGCTCCGGGGCTCCCCAGCCGCCAGCAGATCCTCGATTTCATCGCCGCCAGCGATACGCCCGCGGGCAAGCGCGAGATATCGCGCGCGTTCGGCCTGCACGGGCAGGAGAAGATCACGCTCAAGGCCTTGCTCAAGGACATGGCCGACGAGGGGCTGATCGACAGCGCCCCCGGCCGCGCCTTCCACAAGATGGGCGGCGTGCCGAAGGTGACGGTGCTGCGCGTGGTGGATGTGAGCGAGGGCGGACAGGCCTTCGCCGTGCCCGAAAGCTGGCATGCCGATACGCCGCCGCCGCGCCTGCGCGTGCTGGAGCGCGGCCGCCGGAGCGGCGCGTTCGGCGTGGGCGACCGGATGCTCGCGCGCACCGAGGAGGTGGGGCAGGGCTGGGTCGCGCATCCGATGAAGAAGCTGGCGCGCGGCGAGGAACTGGTGCTGGGCGTGCTGCACAAGGAAGGCGACCGCCTCTGGCTGAAGCCGGTCGACAAGCGCGAGAAGCGCGAACTGCAGGTGTCCGATGCGGGCGAGGCGCAGGTGGGCGATCTGGTGCTGGCCGAGAAAGCCGGGCGCCCGCCGCGCATCATGGCGCGCGTCACGGAGCGGCTGGGCCAGCCGTTCGAGCCGCGCAGCTTCAGCCTGATCGCGATCCACAAATTCGGCATTCCCGATCGCTTCTCGGAAGACACGATTCAGGAGGCGGAGCGCATGGCGCGCCAGCCGCTCGGCGAAGGTCGCGAGGATCTGCGCCACCTGCCGATCGTCGCGATCGATCCGGCCGATGCGCGCGATCATGACGATGCGGTGTGGGCCGCGCCCGACGAGGATCCCGCCAATCCCGGCGGCTTCAAGGCGGTGGTCGCGATCGCGGACGTGAGCTTCTACGTGCGCCCCGGCTCCGATCTGGACCGCGAGGCGCGGCGGCGCGGCAACAGCGTCTATTTCCCCGATCGCGTCGTGCCGATGCTGCCGGAAACGCTTTCGGCCGACATCTGTTCGCTGAAGGAGGGCGCCGATCGCGCGGCGATGGCCTGCCACCTGACGATCGCGGCGGACGGGACGCTGAAGGCGTGGCGGTTCAGCCGCGCCGTCGTGCGGATCGCGGCGAACATCGCCTACGAGGATGCGCAGGCGGCGATGGATGCGGACGTTGCGCGTGAAGCACGTGCTTCGACTTCGCTCAGCACGAACGGGGAGGGGGAGGAGCCACCTTCAGACCCGTTCGTCCTGAGCCTGTCGAAGGACGTGCTGCAAGGGCTTCGGCAGCTCTGGGCGTGCTGGGCCCTGCTCGCCAAGGCACGCGATGCCCGCGAGCCGCTGGATCTGGACCTGCCGGAGCGGCGCGTAATGCTGGACGAGAAGGGGCGCATCCTCTCGGTCGCCCCGCGCGAGCGGCTCGATGCGCATCGGCTGATCGAGGATTATATGATCGCCGCCAACGTCGCCGCCGCCAAGGTGCTGGAGGCGAAGAAGGCGCAGGTGATGTACCGCGTCCACGAGGCGCCGAGCCGCGAGAAGCTGGTCGCGCTCAAGGACTATCTGGAGACGTTCGATATCTCCTTCGCGCTGGGGCAGGTGATCCGCCCGGCGACGTTCAACCGCATCATCGAGAAGGTGGGCGACGTCGATTTCCGGCCGCAGATCATGGAGCAGATCCTGCGATCGCAGACGCAGGCTTATTATGCGCCGGTCAATCAGGGCCATTTCGGCCTGTCGCTGGGCAGCTACGCCCATTTCACCAGCCCGATCCGCCGCTATTCGGATCTGCTCGTGCATCGGTCTCTGGTCGGCGCGTATCGATTGGAGCCGGCGATCGAGCAGACCCGCCTCGCGCCCGCCGACGCG
This DNA window, taken from Sphingomonas sp. AP4-R1, encodes the following:
- a CDS encoding cytochrome ubiquinol oxidase subunit I, which codes for MDPGVVDLSRLQFALTALYHFLFVPLTLGMSFMLVIMESVYVMTNREVWRVTTRFWGKIFGINFVLGVATGLTMEFQFGTNWSYFSHYVGDIFGAPLAIEGLMAFFLEATFVGLMFFGWDRLSKVGHLFVTFLVALGTNLSALWILVANGWMQNPVGATFNPDTMRMEVTDFGAVLFNPIAQAKFVHTVSAGYVCASVLVLGVSAFWLLKGRFVPVARRSMTVAAAFGLAASLSVVVLGDESGYALTDNQRMKLAAIEAAWHTAPAPAGLTIIGLPDVKDRTTRYEVKVPWVLGLIATRSLDGTVTGMSELVLKAQERITSGIVAYDAVQALKADPGDAPARARFEAHKRDLGYALLLKRTMSDPRKATPQQISAAAWDTVPSVPLMFWSFRVMAAVGFAMILMFATAFTLCSLRRHMDARWFLKLAVAAIPLPWIAIELGWIVAEMGRQPWAIDGVLPTFLAPSSLSRGAIITTIAGFTALYGTMAVIEVRLMLAAIRHGPEEREEQPAPGPIPASMSVTA
- the cydB gene encoding cytochrome d ubiquinol oxidase subunit II, whose amino-acid sequence is MFDYETLRLIWWALLGVLLIGFALTDGFDLGVAALLPFVARSDVERRMVINSIGPTWEGNQVWFILGGGAIFAAWPFVYAVSFSGFYLAMFLVLSAFILRPVGFKYRSKKPDPAWRSRWDWALFVGGFVPALVFGVAVGNVLLGAPFRFDGDLRVFYEGTLLGLFTPFTLLCGLLSVAMLVMHGAAWLVIKVEAGPVADRARMFGTIAAFLSILLFAGGFAFIAWSGMGYHITSVIDPAGPSNPLRTTTAQAAGAWLDNYASHRWMMLAPVLGFAGAALALVGIRRDGELAAFAGSSLATVGIIATVGCSMFPIILPSSIDAHSSLTVFNASSTHKTLGIMLFVTVVLLPIVLLYTAWAYKVMFGRVTTHAVNTNPDYY
- the cydX gene encoding cytochrome bd-I oxidase subunit CydX — its product is MWYFTWVLGLGLAVGFGILNGIWHEFHLPMDEDN
- a CDS encoding Crp/Fnr family transcriptional regulator, giving the protein MRDHALCGSLNDTELTALNALGQRRRIGPTQVVAWAGDEAVVCGNILSGVLKLVAATADGREQIVGLLYPGDFFGRPYAGQTDFTLTALTDAELCIFPRVAFERVLEDHHRMERLLLQRTFDSLNEARGRMLALARKSAGEKVAGFLIDMAARAGDAACRAAPDGPVTFDLPLTRGQIADVLGMTIETVSRQLTKMRASGVIGLPGGRAVTISDSAALAAQAEAA
- a CDS encoding DoxX family protein, whose amino-acid sequence is MATLFDTKTSTSSVPGVLPLIGRIGIAAIFVLSGLSKLADPAGTIGYIQSAGLPLPQVGYAIALLVELVGGLALILGYRTRLVAAILAFFSIATALAFHNALGDQMQFINFFKNVAMAGGLLNVVAFGGGRLSLDARR
- a CDS encoding ribonuclease R family protein → MPRPSRPAPGLPSRQQILDFIAASDTPAGKREISRAFGLHGQEKITLKALLKDMADEGLIDSAPGRAFHKMGGVPKVTVLRVVDVSEGGQAFAVPESWHADTPPPRLRVLERGRRSGAFGVGDRMLARTEEVGQGWVAHPMKKLARGEELVLGVLHKEGDRLWLKPVDKREKRELQVSDAGEAQVGDLVLAEKAGRPPRIMARVTERLGQPFEPRSFSLIAIHKFGIPDRFSEDTIQEAERMARQPLGEGREDLRHLPIVAIDPADARDHDDAVWAAPDEDPANPGGFKAVVAIADVSFYVRPGSDLDREARRRGNSVYFPDRVVPMLPETLSADICSLKEGADRAAMACHLTIAADGTLKAWRFSRAVVRIAANIAYEDAQAAMDADVAREARASTSLSTNGEGEEPPSDPFVLSLSKDVLQGLRQLWACWALLAKARDAREPLDLDLPERRVMLDEKGRILSVAPRERLDAHRLIEDYMIAANVAAAKVLEAKKAQVMYRVHEAPSREKLVALKDYLETFDISFALGQVIRPATFNRIIEKVGDVDFRPQIMEQILRSQTQAYYAPVNQGHFGLSLGSYAHFTSPIRRYSDLLVHRSLVGAYRLEPAIEQTRLAPADAADLTAVGQSISAAERRAMEAERETIDRYVAAFMATRIGELVETRITTVKNFGFFATVEGLGGDGLVPVSTLGAERFHYDEAAQTLTGEESGDSYARGMRLTLRLVEADPIGGSLRFELAEGANHLPMRGGAPRRDRVVKGRRGRPANIRHQGKRR